Proteins from a genomic interval of Tenacibaculum sp. SZ-18:
- a CDS encoding efflux RND transporter permease subunit translates to MTFWTKIAGFILRNRYLVLAVIIGITAYLVSQTDNIRFSYSEANLLPEDHPVNVEYDKFLDIFGEEGNLIILGLKDSTVFEVEKFNAWNKLAKKLDSTAQVELTVSITDIKKLEADRKNRKFVVSPLLDKAPSKQEDIEKIKEQLFEKLPFYDNILYNEEGTIQTAIYLKKDIVNTPERADFIEQVLIPEVEKFEKNYNLQVRISGMPYIRTLNSKNIADEMLLFVGGALLITAIIFFFFFRSFRATFITLLVVGVGVIWAFGFIGLLGYELTVLTALIPPLIIVIGVPNAVFLINKYQQEVKKHGNQAKSLQRVISKIGNATLMTNITTASGFATFVFVKSQLLREFGILASINIISIFILALLIIPILYSFMPLPQKKHLNHLEKRWMENVVNWMERMVRHQRIAIYITTVVIIILSMAGLSLIRVSGSLIEDMPKGKQFYKDIKFFETEFGGIMPLEILVDTKREKGVMKLSTLKKMEKLNETIETFPELSKPISVNNIVKYSKQAFYKGNPKYYQLPTSQEQNYIFAYTKNSNGNSEMLKNFVDSTGRYARITTFMKDVGTDKMDIIQERLNAVIKKQFPGEKFQVSMTGKALVFLKGTNYLIRNLVISLSLAIVLISIFMAWMFRRLEMILISLIPNMLPLLMTAGLMGIFDIPIKPSTILVFSIAFGISVDDTIHFLAKYRQELLANNWKIKPAVYSALRETGVSMFYTSIVLFFGFLVFTVSSFGGTIALGGLVSVTLLLAMVSNLLLLPSLLLSFEDKIANNKVLKETNFKILPPKEKTEK, encoded by the coding sequence ATGACTTTTTGGACTAAGATCGCAGGATTTATTTTACGTAATCGCTACCTAGTATTAGCTGTAATTATTGGTATTACTGCATACTTAGTCTCCCAAACAGATAATATTCGTTTCTCATATTCAGAAGCAAACCTGCTTCCAGAGGACCATCCAGTGAATGTTGAGTATGATAAATTCTTAGATATTTTTGGTGAGGAAGGAAACCTAATCATTCTAGGGTTAAAAGATAGCACTGTTTTTGAAGTAGAGAAATTCAATGCTTGGAACAAACTTGCCAAGAAACTAGATTCAACTGCTCAGGTAGAGCTTACCGTATCGATAACCGATATTAAAAAATTAGAAGCAGACAGAAAAAACAGAAAGTTCGTAGTAAGTCCGCTTTTAGACAAAGCTCCAAGCAAACAAGAGGATATTGAAAAAATAAAAGAACAATTATTTGAAAAATTACCGTTTTATGACAACATTCTTTACAACGAAGAAGGAACTATTCAAACGGCTATTTATTTAAAAAAAGATATTGTAAATACACCTGAACGTGCTGATTTCATAGAACAAGTTCTGATTCCAGAAGTTGAAAAGTTTGAAAAAAATTACAATCTTCAAGTTCGTATTTCGGGAATGCCTTACATCCGAACGTTAAATTCAAAGAACATCGCAGACGAAATGTTACTTTTCGTAGGAGGTGCACTTCTAATTACGGCTATTATATTCTTCTTCTTTTTTAGATCTTTCAGAGCAACGTTTATTACATTATTAGTTGTTGGAGTTGGCGTTATTTGGGCCTTCGGGTTTATAGGTTTATTAGGTTATGAATTAACGGTTTTAACTGCTTTAATTCCACCGTTAATTATTGTAATAGGAGTTCCGAATGCTGTTTTCCTCATAAATAAATATCAGCAAGAAGTTAAAAAACACGGAAATCAGGCAAAATCTTTACAACGTGTAATTTCTAAAATTGGAAATGCTACGTTAATGACGAACATAACAACTGCTTCTGGATTTGCCACTTTTGTTTTTGTAAAAAGTCAATTATTACGAGAATTCGGAATTTTAGCCTCAATCAACATTATTAGTATTTTCATACTTGCATTATTGATTATTCCTATTTTATACAGCTTCATGCCATTACCACAAAAGAAACATTTAAATCATTTAGAAAAAAGATGGATGGAAAATGTAGTAAATTGGATGGAACGAATGGTAAGACATCAACGAATTGCTATTTACATTACCACTGTTGTTATCATTATTTTAAGTATGGCTGGACTTTCATTAATCCGAGTTTCTGGAAGTTTAATAGAAGACATGCCTAAAGGAAAACAGTTTTATAAGGACATCAAATTCTTCGAAACTGAATTTGGAGGAATCATGCCTTTAGAAATATTAGTTGACACTAAAAGAGAAAAAGGTGTAATGAAGCTTTCAACACTGAAAAAGATGGAAAAGCTGAATGAAACAATTGAAACATTTCCTGAATTATCAAAACCTATATCAGTAAACAACATAGTTAAATACTCGAAACAGGCATTTTATAAAGGAAACCCAAAATATTATCAACTACCAACCAGCCAAGAACAAAATTACATTTTTGCCTACACAAAAAACTCAAATGGTAATTCAGAAATGTTAAAAAACTTTGTTGATAGTACCGGAAGATACGCACGTATCACTACATTTATGAAAGATGTTGGAACAGATAAAATGGATATTATTCAGGAAAGATTAAATGCCGTAATTAAAAAGCAATTCCCTGGTGAAAAATTCCAAGTTTCAATGACTGGTAAAGCATTAGTTTTCTTGAAAGGGACGAATTATTTAATAAGAAACTTAGTTATTTCTTTATCACTAGCTATTGTTCTAATTTCTATTTTCATGGCTTGGATGTTTAGAAGATTAGAAATGATTTTAATTTCGTTAATTCCAAATATGCTGCCATTGTTAATGACAGCAGGATTAATGGGAATCTTCGATATTCCAATTAAACCATCAACTATTCTTGTATTTAGTATCGCGTTTGGGATTTCCGTCGATGACACCATTCACTTCTTAGCGAAATATCGTCAAGAACTCTTAGCTAATAATTGGAAAATTAAACCTGCCGTGTACTCCGCTCTAAGAGAAACTGGTGTAAGTATGTTCTATACTTCTATAGTTCTTTTCTTTGGTTTTTTAGTATTTACGGTATCTAGTTTTGGAGGAACTATTGCACTAGGAGGATTAGTTTCCGTAACACTTTTACTCGCAATGGTTTCCAACTTATTATTACTTCCTTCTCTACTTCTTTCCTTCGAGGATAAAATCGCAAATAACAAAGTATTAAAAGAAACAAACTTTAAGATATTACCTCCCAAGGAGAAAACAGAAAAATAA
- the pyrH gene encoding UMP kinase — MQYKRILLKLSGEALMGNRDYGIDPKRLKEYALEIKQVVEKGIEVAIVIGGGNIFRGVSGAANGMDRVQGDHMGMLATCINGLALQSALEDEGVFTRMQTALEIKEVAEPYIKRKAIRHLEKGRVVIFGAGTGNPYFTTDTAAVLRAIEIDADAILKGTRVDGIYNDDPEKNKDAIKFETITFKDVIDKGLKVMDMTAFTLSEENKLPIIVFDMNKQGNLMKLISGESIGTIVDHK, encoded by the coding sequence ATGCAATACAAACGAATACTTCTCAAATTAAGCGGAGAAGCCCTTATGGGAAATCGCGACTATGGAATTGATCCAAAAAGATTAAAAGAATATGCCTTAGAGATAAAACAAGTTGTTGAAAAAGGTATAGAAGTTGCCATTGTAATTGGTGGAGGAAACATATTCAGAGGTGTATCTGGAGCAGCCAACGGAATGGACAGAGTACAAGGTGATCATATGGGAATGTTAGCGACTTGTATAAATGGTTTAGCTTTGCAAAGTGCCTTAGAAGATGAAGGTGTATTCACAAGAATGCAAACGGCATTAGAAATTAAAGAAGTAGCAGAACCATACATCAAAAGAAAAGCGATTCGACATCTAGAAAAAGGGAGGGTTGTTATTTTTGGAGCAGGAACTGGTAATCCATACTTTACAACAGATACTGCTGCTGTATTAAGAGCAATTGAAATAGATGCCGATGCAATTTTAAAAGGAACTCGTGTAGATGGAATCTATAATGACGATCCTGAGAAAAATAAAGATGCTATTAAATTCGAAACTATTACGTTTAAAGATGTTATTGACAAAGGCTTGAAGGTAATGGATATGACAGCCTTTACTTTGAGCGAAGAAAATAAATTACCTATTATTGTGTTCGATATGAATAAACAAGGAAATTTAATGAAATTAATTTCTGGAGAATCTATCGGAACAATAGTTGATCACAAATAA
- the asnS gene encoding asparagine--tRNA ligase, with protein MKTSSVKELLASEKLLQEVNVKGWVKAFRSNRFIQLNDGSTINNIQCVVDFENTNEDLLKRITIGAAISVNGTLIESQGKGQSVEVQVTNVEILGDADPDEVSKTILQPRKHSLEFLRQQAHLRVRTNTFGAVMRVRSALSFAVHQYFQHNGFYYVNTPIITGSDAEGAGEMFKVTNFEANKAPLNEEGEIDYTQDFFGKQTNLTVSGQLEAETYAMGLGKVYTFGPTFRAENSNTRRHLAEFWMIEPEVAFNDLDANMDLSEDFIKYVLQYVLDNCKDDLAFLENRLIQEEKTKPQAERSEMSLIDKIKFVVDNNFKRVSYTEAIDILRNSKPNKKKKFQYIINEWGADLQSEHERYLVEKHFKCPVILFDYPAKIKAFYMRLNDDGKTVRAMDVLFPGIGEMVGGSQREERLDVLKEKMAALGIEEEELWWYLDTRKFGTAVHSGFGLGFERLVLFTTGMGNIRDVIPFPRTPQNAEF; from the coding sequence ATGAAAACAAGTAGCGTAAAAGAATTATTAGCTTCAGAAAAACTTCTGCAAGAAGTAAATGTTAAAGGTTGGGTAAAGGCGTTTAGAAGTAATCGTTTTATTCAATTAAATGATGGTTCTACTATTAATAATATTCAATGTGTTGTAGATTTCGAAAATACAAATGAAGACTTATTAAAGAGAATTACTATTGGCGCTGCTATTTCTGTAAATGGAACTTTAATTGAAAGTCAAGGTAAAGGTCAATCAGTCGAAGTACAAGTAACAAATGTCGAGATTTTAGGAGATGCAGATCCAGATGAGGTTTCAAAAACAATTTTACAGCCTAGGAAACACTCATTGGAATTTTTACGACAACAAGCGCACTTACGAGTAAGAACAAATACCTTTGGCGCAGTTATGAGAGTTCGTTCTGCCCTTTCATTTGCTGTACATCAGTACTTCCAACATAACGGATTTTACTATGTAAATACTCCTATTATTACTGGATCGGATGCTGAAGGTGCAGGCGAGATGTTTAAAGTTACTAACTTTGAAGCCAATAAAGCTCCATTGAATGAAGAAGGAGAAATCGATTATACACAAGACTTCTTTGGTAAGCAAACGAACTTAACAGTATCTGGACAACTAGAAGCTGAAACCTATGCAATGGGACTTGGTAAAGTGTATACTTTCGGACCAACTTTTAGAGCAGAAAACTCAAATACAAGACGTCACTTAGCTGAATTTTGGATGATTGAACCTGAAGTTGCATTTAATGATTTGGATGCTAACATGGATTTGTCTGAAGATTTCATTAAGTACGTTTTACAGTATGTTTTAGATAATTGTAAGGATGATCTGGCTTTCTTAGAAAACAGATTGATTCAAGAAGAGAAGACTAAGCCTCAAGCAGAAAGAAGTGAAATGTCTTTAATTGACAAAATTAAATTTGTTGTTGACAATAACTTTAAAAGAGTATCATACACAGAAGCAATTGATATTTTACGCAATAGTAAACCTAACAAGAAGAAAAAATTCCAATACATAATTAACGAATGGGGAGCTGATTTACAATCTGAGCACGAACGTTATTTAGTTGAAAAGCATTTTAAATGTCCTGTAATTTTATTTGATTACCCAGCAAAAATTAAGGCTTTCTACATGCGTTTGAATGATGATGGTAAAACAGTAAGAGCAATGGATGTTTTATTCCCTGGAATTGGAGAAATGGTTGGTGGATCGCAAAGAGAGGAACGTTTAGATGTTTTGAAAGAGAAAATGGCCGCTTTAGGAATTGAAGAAGAAGAATTATGGTGGTATCTAGATACGCGTAAATTCGGAACTGCTGTTCACTCTGGATTTGGATTAGGTTTTGAGCGTTTAGTATTGTTTACAACAGGAATGGGTAATATTAGAGATGTAATTCCTTTTCCAAGAACACCACAAAATGCAGAATTCTAA
- a CDS encoding ExbD/TolR family protein, which yields MAKFGKKKKGTPAISTASLPDIVFMLLFFFMVTTVMRETDLQITSPQLPSATEVKKLEQKSLVTTIYVGQAKEMDKYGKKYNSIQLNDKIATPDDIPAFILNARLDVPEENHPRMTTSIKADKQMSVGTLTDIRQRLRDVNALKLSLSTHKGSTISE from the coding sequence ATGGCAAAATTTGGAAAAAAGAAAAAAGGGACTCCAGCGATTTCGACGGCCTCTTTACCTGATATTGTTTTTATGTTACTTTTCTTCTTCATGGTTACTACCGTGATGAGAGAAACAGATTTACAAATTACTAGTCCACAATTACCTAGTGCAACAGAAGTAAAAAAACTAGAGCAAAAGAGTTTAGTTACTACCATTTATGTAGGACAGGCAAAAGAGATGGATAAGTATGGTAAGAAGTATAACAGTATCCAATTAAACGATAAGATTGCAACGCCAGATGACATTCCAGCATTTATTTTAAATGCAAGGTTGGATGTTCCTGAAGAAAATCATCCAAGAATGACGACTTCGATCAAGGCTGATAAGCAAATGAGTGTAGGTACTTTAACTGATATTAGACAAAGGTTAAGAGATGTAAATGCTCTTAAATTAAGTTTGTCTACTCACAAGGGAAGTACTATTAGTGAATAA
- a CDS encoding porin family protein, with product MYRIFFISSFLLTFNVLAQKDSLRIGEKYWEDQLYMSITYDLLRNQPDTADDTGFSYSLSFGYIKDIPFSKSGKLAGAFGLGYGYSSFNHDLQVIDSKTIQVADNISSNKFKTHSLEFPLQLRWRSSSAATYSFWRVYTGVKFSYNLSNSFTYQDDSQLREFTNIDIFNKFQTGLEISAGYDAFNFYLYYGLNSMYKNAAINGVNVSSKITKFGLIFYLL from the coding sequence ATGTATAGAATATTTTTTATTTCCTCTTTTTTATTAACATTTAACGTTTTAGCACAGAAAGATTCTTTGCGAATTGGAGAAAAATATTGGGAAGATCAATTATATATGTCGATTACGTATGATTTGCTACGTAATCAACCAGATACTGCTGATGATACTGGTTTTTCCTATAGTTTATCTTTTGGTTATATTAAGGATATTCCATTTTCAAAGAGTGGAAAATTAGCTGGGGCTTTTGGTTTAGGTTACGGATATAGTTCCTTTAATCATGATTTACAGGTCATCGATTCAAAGACTATTCAGGTTGCTGATAATATCAGTTCTAACAAATTTAAAACCCATAGTTTGGAATTTCCGTTGCAGTTACGATGGAGATCTTCTAGTGCAGCGACTTATTCATTTTGGAGAGTTTATACAGGTGTGAAATTTAGTTATAATTTGAGTAATAGTTTTACATACCAGGATGATTCTCAATTGAGAGAATTCACTAACATTGATATATTCAATAAGTTTCAGACAGGGTTAGAAATATCTGCCGGTTATGATGCTTTTAATTTTTACCTTTATTATGGATTAAATTCAATGTATAAAAATGCCGCAATTAATGGAGTTAATGTGAGTAGTAAAATCACAAAATTTGGTCTTATATTTTATCTGTTATAA
- the rpoN gene encoding RNA polymerase factor sigma-54, whose translation MLKQSLHQKLLQKLSPQQIQLMKLIQLPTQAFEERLKQEIEENPALDTGKEESDSFEDDFANDIDYDDSGNEKIDAEDINIDEYLSDDEYPSYKTQANNYSADDEEKQVPYAAGTTFHQSLKNQLNTFRINEEEKAVAEFLVGSIDESGYIRREIIDLIDDLAFTQNVFTSEEKVEYVLKDVVQKLDPIGVGARDLKECLIIQLKSKSETKSRVLAIRVLETAFDHFVKKHYKKLLDKFDISEEELKEANAEIAKLNPKPGSSYAGNNKIAEQIVPDFTIRIIEGKLELTLNSRNAPELHVSREYNNMLKGYQDAKDKTKSQKDAVLFIKQKLDAAKWFIDAIKQRQQTLLVTMNAIMHYQYDYFLTGDERKLKPMILKDIADTINMDVSTVSRVANSKYVSTPYGTKLIKEFFSESMKNDQGEDVSTREIKKILETVIAEENKKKPLTDEKLSGILKEKGYPIARRTVAKYREQLDIPVARLRKEI comes from the coding sequence ATGTTAAAACAAAGTTTACATCAAAAATTACTTCAAAAACTGTCTCCTCAACAAATTCAGTTAATGAAATTGATTCAATTACCTACACAAGCATTTGAAGAAAGATTAAAGCAAGAAATTGAGGAGAATCCAGCATTAGACACTGGAAAAGAAGAAAGTGATAGTTTTGAAGATGATTTTGCCAACGATATTGATTATGATGACTCTGGGAATGAAAAAATTGATGCGGAAGATATCAATATCGATGAATATTTAAGCGACGATGAATATCCTAGTTACAAAACTCAAGCTAACAATTATTCTGCCGATGATGAAGAAAAACAGGTTCCTTATGCTGCAGGAACAACCTTTCATCAATCTTTAAAAAATCAATTGAATACTTTCAGAATTAACGAAGAGGAAAAAGCTGTAGCCGAATTTTTGGTTGGAAGCATCGATGAAAGTGGATATATACGAAGAGAAATTATTGATTTAATTGATGATTTAGCTTTTACTCAAAACGTATTCACCTCAGAAGAGAAAGTTGAATATGTACTTAAAGATGTTGTTCAAAAGCTAGATCCCATTGGAGTTGGCGCAAGAGATTTAAAGGAATGTTTAATAATTCAATTAAAATCAAAATCTGAAACAAAAAGTAGAGTTTTAGCCATAAGAGTTTTAGAAACAGCATTTGACCATTTTGTAAAGAAGCATTACAAAAAGCTACTTGATAAATTTGATATTTCAGAAGAAGAATTAAAAGAGGCGAACGCTGAAATTGCGAAATTAAACCCTAAACCAGGAAGTTCATATGCTGGAAATAACAAAATTGCGGAGCAGATTGTTCCTGATTTTACAATAAGAATTATTGAAGGGAAATTAGAGTTGACCTTAAACTCTAGAAATGCTCCAGAACTACATGTTTCTAGAGAGTATAATAACATGCTTAAAGGTTATCAAGACGCAAAGGATAAAACAAAATCTCAAAAAGATGCAGTTTTATTTATTAAACAAAAACTTGACGCCGCTAAGTGGTTTATCGACGCGATAAAACAACGGCAACAAACGTTATTGGTTACGATGAACGCAATTATGCACTATCAGTATGATTATTTTTTAACTGGTGATGAACGTAAGTTAAAACCAATGATTTTAAAAGATATCGCCGATACTATTAACATGGATGTATCGACTGTTTCTCGTGTGGCCAATAGTAAATACGTTTCCACTCCTTACGGTACAAAGTTAATTAAAGAGTTCTTCTCAGAATCAATGAAAAACGATCAAGGTGAAGATGTTTCAACAAGAGAAATAAAGAAAATATTAGAAACAGTAATTGCTGAGGAGAATAAAAAGAAACCTTTAACAGATGAAAAATTATCAGGAATATTAAAGGAAAAAGGCTATCCTATTGCACGTCGCACTGTAGCAAAATACAGAGAGCAGTTAGACATTCCTGTAGCAAGACTCAGAAAAGAAATATAA
- a CDS encoding MotA/TolQ/ExbB proton channel family protein: MKKAVNVLTLTGFMFFGAIQSTFAQEAEKTFHQELKQRFIEGDPTFMGIVLVALILGLAIAIERIIYLNMATTNTKKLIASVDDALSSGGVEAAKEVCRNTKGPVASIFFQGLERTDEGLDAAEKAVVGYGGVQMGLLEKNISWLSLFIALAPMLGFMGTVIGMIEAFDKIQVQNDISPAVVAGGIKIALLTTVFGLVVAIILQIFYNYIVSKVDSIVNNMEDASISLIDLLAKYKK, from the coding sequence ATGAAAAAAGCAGTAAATGTCCTAACTCTTACAGGATTTATGTTCTTTGGGGCTATTCAATCAACTTTTGCACAAGAAGCGGAAAAAACTTTCCACCAAGAGTTAAAGCAACGTTTTATTGAAGGAGACCCAACGTTTATGGGTATTGTATTAGTTGCCTTAATCTTAGGTTTAGCTATTGCAATCGAAAGAATTATCTACTTAAATATGGCTACAACCAACACTAAGAAATTAATCGCTAGTGTTGATGACGCATTAAGTTCTGGTGGTGTTGAAGCAGCAAAAGAAGTTTGTAGAAACACTAAAGGACCTGTAGCTTCTATCTTCTTCCAAGGATTAGAAAGAACTGACGAAGGTTTAGATGCAGCTGAGAAAGCAGTAGTTGGATATGGAGGAGTTCAAATGGGATTATTAGAAAAAAATATTTCTTGGTTATCTTTATTTATTGCTCTTGCACCAATGTTAGGATTCATGGGTACTGTAATCGGTATGATTGAGGCTTTTGATAAAATTCAGGTACAAAATGATATCTCACCAGCAGTAGTGGCAGGAGGTATTAAAATTGCACTTTTAACAACAGTATTCGGTTTAGTTGTAGCGATAATTTTACAGATTTTTTATAACTATATTGTTTCAAAAGTAGATAGTATCGTAAATAACATGGAAGATGCTTCTATTTCTTTAATCGATTTATTAGCTAAATATAAAAAATAG
- a CDS encoding asparaginase, whose product MANKPKILLVYTGGTIGMIKDYKTGALRAFDFNQIQEKIPELQHLDCDISTISFESPIDSSNMNPAYYVKIAEIIEENYINFDGFVVLTGSDTMSYTSSAISFMFENLQKPVIFTGSQLPIGDLRTDAKENLITSIEIACARVNNKPVIREVGLYFEYKLYRANRTTKINAEQFEAFASMNYPPLAESGVHLHFNHHLLFQNEAKENQLIFRKNLIDDIVILKLFPGITKKVVEAILNIDNLKGVILETYGSGNALTETWFINLLEEIIQKGVEVVNVTQCAGGSVILGLYETSTDLKRIGIINGRDITTETAVAKMMYLLGENLSQEDFKYYFEKPLRGEISSEI is encoded by the coding sequence ATGGCAAACAAACCAAAAATTTTATTAGTATATACTGGTGGTACAATCGGTATGATTAAAGATTATAAAACAGGAGCTTTAAGAGCTTTTGATTTTAATCAAATTCAAGAGAAAATTCCCGAATTACAACATTTAGATTGCGATATTTCAACCATTTCTTTTGAGTCTCCAATTGATTCATCTAATATGAATCCAGCGTATTACGTGAAAATTGCAGAAATTATTGAAGAGAATTATATTAATTTCGATGGTTTTGTAGTTCTTACAGGTTCAGATACGATGTCGTATACTTCTTCTGCAATTAGTTTTATGTTCGAGAATTTACAAAAACCTGTAATTTTTACTGGATCTCAATTACCGATTGGTGATTTAAGAACAGATGCTAAAGAAAACTTAATTACGTCTATAGAAATTGCTTGTGCAAGAGTAAATAATAAGCCTGTAATAAGAGAGGTTGGTCTTTACTTTGAATATAAGCTTTACAGGGCTAATAGGACAACTAAAATTAATGCTGAACAATTTGAAGCATTTGCTTCTATGAATTATCCGCCATTAGCTGAAAGTGGTGTTCATCTTCACTTCAATCATCATTTGTTATTTCAAAATGAAGCAAAAGAAAATCAATTGATTTTTAGAAAGAATCTAATTGATGATATCGTTATACTAAAATTGTTTCCAGGCATTACGAAAAAAGTAGTTGAGGCTATACTTAATATAGATAACCTAAAAGGAGTTATTTTAGAAACCTATGGTTCTGGAAATGCTTTGACAGAGACTTGGTTTATTAATTTACTTGAAGAGATTATCCAAAAAGGAGTTGAAGTTGTAAATGTAACACAGTGTGCTGGAGGAAGCGTAATTTTAGGATTATATGAAACTAGTACCGATTTAAAGCGAATTGGCATAATTAATGGTAGAGATATAACCACAGAAACAGCCGTAGCGAAAATGATGTATCTACTTGGAGAGAATTTATCACAGGAAGATTTTAAATATTATTTTGAGAAACCATTAAGAGGAGAAATAAGTTCGGAAATTTAA
- a CDS encoding ExbD/TolR family protein, which produces MARRENPEINAGSMADIAFLLLIFFLVTTTMDVDSGISMKLPEKPPANYDPPKIKERNIFEISINRNNDLFVDGDVMELKDLKEAAKKFIDNGGGVGNPMPGEEKGKECDYCSGDRNPDSSDHPNKAIISIESDRASDYEVYVKIQNELRTAYTELRNELALKKFKRSFNEIEEAYKKSGNKDENLEVQVKLIKNSYPQIITDLDPTDTE; this is translated from the coding sequence ATGGCAAGAAGAGAAAACCCAGAAATTAATGCAGGTTCGATGGCAGATATCGCCTTCTTGCTACTTATCTTTTTCCTTGTAACTACAACAATGGATGTTGACTCAGGTATTTCTATGAAGTTACCAGAGAAACCTCCAGCGAATTACGATCCACCAAAAATTAAAGAAAGAAATATCTTTGAAATTAGCATTAACAGAAATAACGATCTATTTGTAGATGGAGATGTTATGGAGTTAAAAGATCTAAAAGAGGCTGCTAAAAAGTTCATAGATAATGGTGGAGGTGTTGGAAATCCAATGCCAGGAGAAGAGAAGGGTAAGGAATGTGATTATTGTTCGGGAGATAGAAATCCTGATTCATCCGATCATCCAAATAAAGCAATTATTTCAATTGAAAGTGATAGAGCTTCGGATTACGAGGTTTATGTTAAGATTCAAAATGAATTAAGAACAGCTTACACTGAACTGAGAAATGAGTTAGCACTTAAGAAATTTAAGAGATCTTTTAATGAGATAGAAGAGGCTTACAAAAAGAGCGGAAATAAAGATGAAAATCTTGAAGTTCAAGTTAAGTTAATTAAAAATTCTTATCCTCAAATCATTACGGATTTAGACCCTACAGATACGGAATAA
- the frr gene encoding ribosome recycling factor, with product MTEEIDFILDSTKEAMDSAISHLEKELRSIRAGKASPAMLANVQVDYYGSATPLSQVANVNTPDARTISIQPWEKNMLQEIEKAIMIANLGFNPMNNGENIIINVPPLTEERRRDLAKQAKAEAENAKVGVRNARKDANNEIKKLNVSDDMKKNTEADIQNLTDNYVKQIDEKFSVKEKEIMTV from the coding sequence ATGACTGAAGAAATAGATTTTATATTAGACAGTACTAAAGAAGCAATGGATAGTGCCATTTCTCATTTAGAGAAGGAATTAAGAAGTATTAGAGCTGGAAAAGCTTCACCTGCAATGTTAGCAAATGTCCAGGTGGATTATTATGGATCTGCAACCCCATTAAGTCAAGTTGCAAACGTTAATACTCCTGATGCTCGTACAATTTCTATTCAACCTTGGGAAAAAAATATGTTACAAGAAATCGAAAAAGCAATTATGATTGCGAATTTAGGTTTCAACCCAATGAACAATGGAGAAAATATTATTATTAATGTTCCACCATTAACTGAAGAACGTCGTCGTGATTTAGCGAAACAAGCAAAAGCTGAGGCCGAAAATGCAAAGGTTGGTGTTAGAAATGCAAGAAAAGACGCGAATAACGAAATAAAGAAATTAAATGTTTCTGATGATATGAAGAAAAACACAGAAGCTGACATTCAAAATTTAACTGACAACTACGTTAAACAAATTGATGAAAAATTCTCTGTTAAAGAGAAAGAAATTATGACAGTTTAA